A stretch of Gemmatimonas aurantiaca T-27 DNA encodes these proteins:
- a CDS encoding TonB-dependent receptor produces MRHLLLALALLAPGRPGRAQESQSSPQSLSQVQPPAGFVTLESVTSPQGALATNVTVDMKNQPRVAILAEIARQANLSYVADRALPGMAASVTLTVSRVPARTAVLRLFAGTSLRVMVSPSGQLVVARAATPGAPLEEAAPASDRNERLSGFVRSQASGEVLRRATIRVDDDAQIRQTNEEGFYALVLSAGAHRLRIRALGYAPLDTTIQITSRLQLDFALRTQEAVLSTVQVQASREDRTDLDPQSPQMSVLKIDMKTARSVPPMLGEVDPVRTLTLLPGVSTTSDASTAFSVRGGGADQNLILLDESTIYNPSHILGFLSTFNADAIDDVMLYKGAIPSRFGGRLSSVVDIRQRDGNREKFTGSASIGLLASRALLEGPLPLLRGSWMVAARRSYADAFLGLSSDSSLKSTTAYFYDLNAKANFALGRNGTVIASGYMGRDELAQRREGFGVGWGNRATTLRWNQAIGGRLYSKVTGAWSDYDYKVGFRMDPHDSVRWVAGIQSSDIKVDETFQLTASQKIEFGGEWTRNIFKPGKVQTYGDALNARSTEVEPRYSITRAAYIAHELELGSRIGIQYGLRFADFARVGQATRYSYRNGLPVVYNPGLGRYEPGTLVDSSTVKKGAAMTSYSGVEPRASMRFSLTDNQSLKLSYARTQQFLQLISNRNSVTPLDVWEPAGPFVKPQVADQYALGWARNWNGYELSAETYYKTAENVVDFVDGADVILNPRLETILVQGLGRAYGLELFARRSTGRLTGWGSYTLGRAEQRFRAAGTQNGGINRGQWYPTPFDKTHNFTLVGVWQWKPNWTIGSTFSLASGLPVTLPSSRYFVDGILVPEYSARNGSRLPLYHRLDLSATRTFGRGELQFGVLNAYNRFNAQALRVRQRATNPLESEAVQSSIFGLVPSINYIFRF; encoded by the coding sequence ATGAGACACTTGCTGCTTGCCCTGGCGCTGTTGGCGCCGGGGAGGCCGGGCCGTGCCCAGGAATCACAATCGTCACCGCAGTCGCTGTCTCAGGTGCAACCACCAGCAGGATTTGTCACGCTGGAGAGTGTCACGTCTCCGCAGGGGGCGTTGGCCACCAACGTCACCGTGGACATGAAAAACCAGCCACGGGTTGCCATTCTCGCCGAGATCGCTCGGCAGGCCAATCTGTCATACGTCGCCGATCGGGCGCTGCCTGGCATGGCCGCGTCGGTCACGCTCACGGTGTCACGAGTCCCGGCCCGTACCGCGGTGTTGCGTCTGTTTGCCGGAACATCGCTGCGGGTGATGGTGAGTCCGAGTGGTCAACTGGTGGTGGCGCGCGCGGCGACACCCGGCGCCCCTCTCGAGGAAGCTGCGCCCGCATCGGACCGTAACGAGCGCCTCTCGGGTTTTGTGCGCAGCCAGGCTTCAGGTGAAGTCCTGCGTCGTGCCACGATTCGTGTGGACGATGATGCGCAGATCCGACAGACCAACGAAGAGGGCTTCTATGCGCTCGTCCTGTCGGCCGGTGCGCACCGCCTGCGGATACGCGCGCTCGGTTATGCGCCGCTCGATACCACCATCCAGATCACGTCGCGTCTGCAGTTGGACTTCGCTCTGCGTACGCAGGAAGCCGTGCTGTCCACCGTGCAGGTGCAAGCCTCACGGGAGGACCGAACCGATCTCGATCCGCAGTCGCCGCAAATGAGCGTGCTCAAGATCGACATGAAGACCGCGCGTTCAGTACCGCCGATGCTTGGCGAGGTGGATCCCGTTCGTACGCTCACGCTGCTGCCCGGTGTCTCCACCACCAGCGACGCATCGACCGCGTTTTCCGTGCGTGGCGGCGGCGCCGATCAGAATCTGATCCTGCTGGATGAATCGACGATCTACAATCCGTCGCACATCCTGGGATTTCTCTCCACGTTCAACGCCGATGCGATCGACGATGTGATGTTGTACAAGGGCGCGATCCCGTCGCGATTCGGCGGACGACTGTCGTCGGTCGTGGATATCCGTCAGCGCGACGGCAATCGCGAGAAGTTCACCGGCAGTGCGTCCATCGGTTTGCTGGCCAGCCGCGCGCTGCTCGAGGGGCCGCTGCCGCTGCTGCGCGGATCGTGGATGGTGGCGGCGCGCCGCTCGTATGCCGACGCCTTCCTCGGTCTGTCGTCGGATTCTTCGCTGAAGAGCACCACCGCCTATTTCTACGACCTCAACGCCAAAGCGAACTTCGCGCTTGGCCGGAACGGCACCGTGATCGCGTCGGGTTATATGGGACGCGACGAACTCGCGCAGCGGAGAGAAGGCTTCGGTGTGGGCTGGGGCAATCGTGCGACCACGCTGCGCTGGAACCAGGCCATCGGCGGGCGTCTGTATTCGAAGGTGACGGGTGCCTGGAGCGACTACGACTACAAAGTGGGATTCCGGATGGATCCCCATGATTCGGTCCGCTGGGTGGCCGGCATCCAGAGCTCCGATATCAAGGTGGACGAGACCTTTCAGCTCACCGCCTCGCAGAAGATCGAATTTGGCGGTGAATGGACGCGCAACATCTTCAAGCCCGGCAAGGTGCAGACCTACGGCGACGCGCTGAACGCGCGCTCCACGGAGGTGGAACCACGCTACAGCATCACGCGCGCCGCCTACATCGCCCATGAACTGGAACTCGGCAGTCGTATCGGCATCCAGTACGGACTGCGATTCGCCGACTTCGCACGTGTGGGGCAGGCCACCCGGTACAGCTACCGGAACGGATTGCCGGTGGTCTACAACCCTGGCCTTGGCCGATACGAACCCGGGACGCTCGTCGACAGCAGCACGGTGAAGAAGGGGGCCGCGATGACGAGCTATAGTGGCGTCGAACCCCGGGCATCGATGCGCTTCTCACTGACCGACAATCAGAGCCTCAAGCTCAGCTACGCGCGCACGCAGCAGTTCCTGCAGCTCATCTCCAATCGCAATTCGGTGACCCCGCTGGATGTGTGGGAGCCGGCGGGGCCGTTCGTGAAGCCACAGGTGGCCGACCAGTACGCGTTGGGTTGGGCACGCAACTGGAATGGGTACGAGCTGTCGGCTGAGACGTACTACAAGACCGCGGAAAATGTCGTCGATTTTGTGGACGGCGCCGACGTCATTCTGAATCCACGCCTCGAGACGATTCTTGTGCAGGGCCTTGGTCGCGCCTACGGCCTGGAATTGTTCGCGCGGCGCAGCACGGGTCGCCTGACAGGCTGGGGCAGTTACACTCTGGGGCGCGCCGAGCAGCGGTTCCGCGCAGCGGGCACACAGAACGGTGGCATCAACCGGGGACAATGGTATCCCACGCCGTTCGACAAGACGCACAACTTCACGCTTGTGGGCGTATGGCAGTGGAAGCCCAATTGGACCATCGGGTCGACGTTCTCACTGGCCAGTGGACTCCCAGTGACGCTGCCGTCGTCGCGCTACTTCGTGGACGGGATTCTCGTACCGGAATACAGCGCGCGCAACGGATCACGGTTGCCCCTGTACCATCGTCTCGACCTGAGCGCGACCAGAACCTTCGGTCGTGGTGAGTTGCAGTTCGGCGTGCTCAACGCCTACAACCGGTTCAATGCGCAAGCGCTTCGGGTACGGCAGCGCGCAACGAATCCCCTGGAGTCCGAAGCAGTTCAGTCTTCGATTTTCGGCCTGGTGCCGAGCATCAACTACATCTTCCGGTTTTGA
- a CDS encoding DUF4249 domain-containing protein: MIAMAVMVAGCDRVVDITLPDGPVQLVVEGRVEAVHGSVSGHQEVLLSASAPYFSNQAAPPARGARVMIADGTGRNVVLQESTTQPGLYRTDDLVGVVGSAYTLRIHWQGDDYEAVDTLLAVPPIDSMYFAPRKNTGFDPGSGSGKPGPRATIDTRDQAGVPNYYLWDMYVDGKRIVEVDSAEWARPIDSDQLYDGLPLLAFQSHPNVALSSGQMVRVRQQSLTAQSYRYFRNLNDQLDGDGSPFSMPPNPVRGNVANKTRPDARALGYFIATHVSERSMRVP, translated from the coding sequence ATGATCGCCATGGCCGTGATGGTGGCAGGATGCGATCGTGTGGTGGATATCACGCTTCCCGATGGGCCGGTGCAATTGGTCGTAGAGGGTCGTGTGGAGGCCGTCCATGGCAGCGTCAGTGGGCATCAGGAAGTGCTGCTCAGCGCCTCCGCGCCGTACTTCAGCAATCAGGCGGCTCCACCGGCCCGAGGTGCGCGGGTGATGATTGCCGATGGTACTGGCCGAAACGTGGTGCTGCAGGAATCCACCACCCAGCCGGGGCTCTACCGCACTGATGATCTCGTGGGCGTCGTGGGGAGCGCATATACGCTTCGCATTCACTGGCAGGGTGACGACTACGAAGCGGTGGACACCCTGCTGGCCGTACCACCCATCGACTCGATGTACTTCGCGCCACGCAAGAACACGGGATTCGACCCGGGATCCGGATCGGGCAAGCCAGGTCCGCGGGCTACGATCGACACGCGGGACCAGGCCGGAGTGCCGAACTACTACCTGTGGGACATGTATGTCGACGGCAAGCGTATCGTGGAGGTCGACTCGGCTGAATGGGCGCGGCCCATCGACAGCGACCAGCTCTACGATGGATTGCCGCTCCTGGCCTTTCAGTCCCACCCGAACGTGGCGTTGAGTTCAGGGCAGATGGTGCGTGTGCGTCAGCAATCACTGACGGCCCAGTCGTATCGCTACTTTCGCAACCTGAACGACCAGCTCGACGGAGACGGATCGCCGTTTTCGATGCCACCCAATCCCGTGCGCGGCAATGTGGCGAACAAGACACGACCCGATGCGCGAGCGCTGGGCTACTTCATCGCCACGCACGTGTCAGAACGTTCGATGCGGGTGCCCTGA
- a CDS encoding FecR domain-containing protein, which translates to MSSPHELDPQRLDQILERLLTGVATPEEQAQVSRWMAADPRHAALVNALQEAHAQHHANDPQSVQRTDAAWQALQARIERTTVRPISDAPSIRRTTRRPRVAQWLQMAAVLAVAVTGATVWRARTADVVLSAPIGERVSTTLPDGSRMTLAAGSRARWPRRFGSGVRDVRLEGEAYFDVVHDTTQPFRVQVGDDVAEDVGTKFVVRAWPEIGGVEVAVEEGAVALGRERTAPTLLTAGDRGRAAPDGRVHVTHDGAARAAWAHGDFVFDSTTLAEALPALGRWYGVTLSAPQTMQDRRVTGRFNLLQLDPLIESLAFALDARVTRAGSIITLTPH; encoded by the coding sequence ATGTCATCACCGCACGAGCTGGACCCACAACGGCTGGATCAGATCCTGGAACGCCTGCTCACGGGCGTTGCGACGCCGGAGGAACAGGCGCAGGTATCGCGGTGGATGGCAGCCGACCCCCGTCATGCGGCGTTGGTGAACGCGTTGCAGGAGGCCCACGCGCAACACCATGCCAACGATCCGCAGTCGGTGCAGCGTACCGACGCGGCGTGGCAGGCGTTGCAGGCACGTATCGAGCGCACGACGGTGCGTCCGATCAGCGACGCTCCATCGATTCGCCGCACCACCCGTCGTCCGCGGGTGGCGCAGTGGCTGCAGATGGCCGCCGTGCTCGCGGTGGCGGTGACCGGCGCCACGGTGTGGCGTGCGCGTACGGCCGATGTGGTGCTCTCCGCGCCTATCGGTGAACGCGTGAGCACCACCTTGCCCGATGGCAGTCGCATGACGTTGGCTGCCGGCAGTCGCGCCCGCTGGCCCCGCCGCTTCGGGTCCGGTGTGCGCGATGTGCGACTCGAAGGTGAGGCGTACTTCGATGTGGTGCACGATACCACACAGCCCTTCCGCGTTCAGGTCGGCGACGATGTGGCCGAGGACGTGGGCACGAAGTTTGTCGTGCGCGCCTGGCCGGAAATCGGCGGCGTGGAAGTGGCGGTGGAAGAAGGTGCGGTGGCACTGGGGCGTGAACGCACAGCTCCCACGCTGCTCACCGCTGGCGACCGTGGACGCGCGGCGCCTGATGGACGAGTCCATGTGACCCATGATGGTGCCGCGCGCGCGGCCTGGGCACACGGCGACTTCGTCTTCGACAGTACCACACTGGCCGAAGCGCTACCGGCGCTGGGTCGTTGGTACGGTGTCACGCTGTCTGCGCCGCAGACCATGCAGGACCGTCGGGTCACCGGTCGGTTCAACCTGCTGCAACTCGATCCACTGATCGAGTCTCTGGCCTTTGCGCTCGACGCTCGCGTCACGCGCGCCGGCTCGATCATCACTCTTACTCCACACTGA
- a CDS encoding GlxA family transcriptional regulator — protein sequence MAPITIATLLYDGVNALDVAGPLEAFAAACTGNNTPGYTIDTWSLGALDVRTESGLLLRAHRRAPERPAADLLLVPGGSGVRDPRTLKALGDWLRRHHAAFVRIASVCTGAYAVAESGLADGRTLTTHWAHANDLARRYPAVRVQSDALCTQDGPLYSSGGVTAGIDLALSIIEKDLGVRTAAATARELVVFLRRTGTQAQFSEPLRLQAMNDDGLQEVCLWATNHPDADLSVEALATRANMSPRQFARRFRSAMGITPGRFVVTLRLDRARTALAGGRVSIKRVASGAGFQSVDGFRRAFERELGVSPSEYQQRFANRRPR from the coding sequence ATGGCACCAATCACCATAGCGACGCTGTTGTATGACGGCGTCAACGCGCTCGATGTCGCGGGACCGCTCGAGGCGTTTGCCGCAGCGTGCACAGGGAACAACACCCCTGGGTACACGATCGACACCTGGAGCCTGGGCGCACTCGACGTGCGCACGGAATCCGGTCTGTTGCTGCGCGCACACCGCCGAGCACCGGAACGACCGGCGGCCGACCTGTTGCTCGTGCCGGGGGGCTCCGGCGTGCGAGACCCACGAACACTCAAAGCCCTCGGCGATTGGCTGCGCCGACACCATGCCGCCTTTGTACGCATCGCCAGTGTGTGCACCGGAGCCTATGCGGTAGCGGAATCGGGGCTGGCGGATGGACGCACTCTCACCACGCACTGGGCACACGCCAACGATCTGGCACGCCGCTATCCAGCGGTGCGTGTGCAGTCGGATGCGCTCTGCACACAGGACGGCCCGCTCTATTCGTCGGGTGGCGTCACGGCTGGCATCGACCTCGCACTGTCCATCATCGAAAAGGACCTCGGGGTACGCACCGCGGCGGCGACGGCGCGTGAGCTGGTGGTGTTCCTCCGGCGCACCGGCACCCAGGCCCAGTTTTCGGAGCCCCTCAGACTGCAGGCCATGAACGATGACGGACTGCAGGAAGTGTGTCTCTGGGCCACCAATCATCCCGACGCCGATCTGTCGGTGGAAGCGCTTGCCACACGAGCCAACATGAGTCCGAGGCAGTTTGCCCGGCGTTTCCGGTCCGCGATGGGCATCACCCCCGGACGATTCGTGGTGACACTGCGCCTCGACCGCGCGCGCACGGCATTGGCCGGTGGTCGCGTGAGCATCAAACGGGTGGCCAGCGGTGCCGGCTTTCAGAGCGTGGATGGATTTCGCCGCGCCTTCGAGCGCGAGCTGGGTGTGAGTCCCAGTGAATACCAACAACGATTCGCCAATCGGAGACCGCGATGA
- a CDS encoding alpha/beta hydrolase, translating to MTPDPRTWPLRVVVQRTLLAPAPAEGVATGLVLAALSLTPSLLPRTWVLEGLLCGLAMCVGYAVGLIVRAVWRYFEFPVPAPRVRRGWVMATLSLSGLALLVGLVRSSAWQNDVRSVMALPPLDEWYPWLVATIAIVLFLLVLTAARLFRVLQRTMARPSQGWMPRRVSSALGFAAASVLVWTLANGVLLQGLLRTMDGTYRELDQWVDDSEAARASESAAMASPSSLTWASLGRHGRRFIGTRSDTASIRAVAGAVDAEPVRIYVGLTVADSISARVELAFAELQRRGAFDRQLLLITTPTGSGWVDPPAVAALEYLYRGDVATVAVQYSYLPSWLSLLAESAYGSETAAALFQRVYSHWRALPRDSRPRLYVHGVSLGALNSGEALNIYDQMDDPINGALWVGPPFRSTNWRTLVDNRDAGSPMWLPVYRGGSTVRFANQATSPTKLSAPWGRFRILYLQYASDPVAFFDARIAWQQPEWLREPRGPDVTPRLRWYPLVTMLQLAIDFMSADKSPRGFGHMYSVRDYVKAWAALTNAPGWTPESLEALTEHLMTAPCCRDL from the coding sequence ATGACCCCGGATCCCCGGACCTGGCCACTGCGGGTCGTTGTCCAACGCACGTTGTTGGCCCCCGCACCAGCGGAAGGCGTCGCCACGGGCCTCGTGCTGGCGGCATTGTCGCTCACCCCCAGTCTGCTCCCACGGACCTGGGTGCTGGAGGGGTTGCTCTGCGGGCTCGCGATGTGCGTAGGCTATGCCGTAGGACTGATCGTGCGTGCCGTGTGGCGGTACTTCGAATTTCCAGTCCCCGCGCCACGGGTGCGACGCGGATGGGTGATGGCCACCCTGTCACTTTCGGGCCTGGCGTTGCTCGTAGGGCTGGTGCGCTCGTCGGCATGGCAGAACGATGTGCGATCCGTCATGGCGCTGCCGCCCCTCGACGAATGGTATCCCTGGCTCGTGGCAACGATTGCCATTGTGTTGTTTCTCCTGGTGCTCACCGCCGCACGACTGTTCCGGGTGTTGCAGCGCACCATGGCGCGCCCTTCGCAGGGATGGATGCCGCGTCGAGTGTCGTCCGCACTCGGGTTTGCGGCGGCCAGTGTGCTCGTATGGACACTGGCCAATGGTGTATTGCTTCAGGGGCTGCTGCGTACCATGGACGGCACCTATCGTGAGCTCGATCAGTGGGTCGACGACTCCGAGGCCGCACGGGCATCGGAGTCTGCCGCCATGGCATCACCGTCGTCGCTCACCTGGGCATCGTTGGGACGGCATGGCCGACGCTTCATCGGCACACGCTCCGACACGGCCTCGATTCGCGCCGTCGCTGGAGCTGTCGATGCGGAGCCGGTACGCATCTACGTGGGTCTCACGGTGGCCGACTCCATTTCGGCGCGTGTGGAGTTGGCCTTTGCCGAATTGCAGCGACGTGGCGCGTTCGATCGGCAACTGCTGCTCATCACCACACCCACCGGCTCGGGATGGGTGGATCCACCAGCCGTCGCCGCTCTGGAATATCTGTATCGCGGTGATGTGGCCACGGTGGCTGTGCAGTACTCGTACCTGCCCAGTTGGCTGTCGCTGCTGGCAGAATCCGCGTACGGCTCGGAGACGGCCGCGGCACTCTTTCAGCGGGTGTATTCGCATTGGCGCGCCCTGCCACGCGACAGCCGGCCTCGATTGTATGTGCACGGAGTGAGTCTTGGTGCGCTCAATTCCGGTGAAGCGCTGAACATCTACGACCAGATGGACGACCCCATCAACGGCGCGCTGTGGGTGGGTCCACCATTTCGCAGTACCAACTGGCGTACCCTGGTGGACAATCGGGACGCTGGTTCACCGATGTGGTTGCCGGTGTACCGCGGTGGCAGCACGGTGCGCTTTGCCAACCAGGCCACGTCACCCACTAAACTGTCGGCGCCGTGGGGGCGATTCCGCATTCTCTACCTGCAGTATGCATCCGACCCCGTCGCGTTCTTCGATGCCCGTATCGCCTGGCAACAGCCGGAATGGTTGCGTGAGCCGCGTGGCCCCGATGTCACACCACGCCTGCGCTGGTACCCGCTCGTCACCATGCTACAGTTGGCTATCGACTTCATGTCGGCCGACAAGTCACCGCGCGGCTTCGGGCACATGTACAGTGTGCGCGACTACGTGAAAGCCTGGGCCGCACTCACCAATGCACCGGGATGGACCCCGGAGTCCCTCGAGGCGTTGACCGAGCATCTCATGACGGCCCCCTGCTGCCGCGACCTCTGA
- a CDS encoding outer membrane protein has translation MPTSRSIRLSRNLLGLALLSAAAISSSTPVGAQQIGVSVLPSAQRIQWSDDFPLDDEYLYGGRVALRFGKWVELQPFYFQRAGIGMDSTRAHSAFGPLSAGRKVDLKHYGTNVQLNFGSSTFVPFARAGAGVLRLEPDSGDRQDRIALSAGGGVRFGIGGLNAELYAEQMGFRMNPRSLFGADTTTGASLTTMRNLVYGAAVTIPLSTMREDVSSEGLSGSTAPLEPFVGRLKYAGEHNLPNLEVAGVRAGIDFSSVFGVRGFYWRGVNDDRDGPAPVAGYGGEAQFNLSTGAGLTPYLIVGAGQIDYKDNFVDSLGFSRSDKTAFILGGGASFRLTDRVRINGSIRDYVMTVDDNFDNVAGTGDLTHNTMITAGLTISLGGRSTPSAREREAELRAERARTERMRESRDFELRERELRDRELMRSMEDRDPRSGRMMADSTRVYRDSTVINRTRMVRSQTPNGQWITIPVPEQGEIILRYGVPPRASTDSAPKPRVDTVMVPRDTAATRRIDTTVVIRDTSVVRTGTPLPTDLAAELREIERRLSARIDAVQQRPNTAPNITTINPVAPLAPGARDTVVVDRNSRPVFQRLSQTRTSDLSPYVGLGMDDGDVQFVVGLRADLGPVNANSGWHFVPELAVGMGEGSTSVLALANARYAFGALGGSSAMRPYLTLGAGVFSPTVLGVNTAVGSSFALRSGDKPLFLNVELQGINLFNQTRILVGLSRGR, from the coding sequence ATGCCCACCTCTCGTTCGATTCGACTTTCCCGCAACCTTCTCGGCCTCGCGCTGCTGTCTGCCGCGGCGATTTCGAGCAGCACACCCGTTGGTGCCCAGCAGATTGGCGTGTCCGTACTTCCAAGCGCGCAGCGCATTCAGTGGAGCGACGACTTTCCGCTGGATGACGAGTACCTCTATGGCGGTCGTGTCGCATTGCGTTTTGGCAAGTGGGTCGAGCTGCAGCCGTTCTACTTTCAACGGGCTGGAATCGGAATGGATTCCACCCGGGCACATTCCGCGTTTGGCCCACTGTCCGCCGGCCGGAAGGTCGATCTCAAGCACTACGGCACCAACGTCCAGCTCAATTTCGGCAGCTCCACCTTCGTGCCATTTGCCCGTGCGGGCGCCGGTGTTTTGCGGCTGGAGCCAGATTCCGGTGATCGACAGGATCGTATCGCGTTGAGCGCGGGGGGTGGCGTACGATTTGGCATTGGCGGTCTCAACGCCGAACTGTACGCGGAGCAGATGGGCTTTCGCATGAATCCGCGCTCGCTGTTTGGTGCCGACACCACCACCGGCGCCAGTCTCACCACCATGCGCAACCTGGTGTACGGCGCGGCAGTCACGATTCCGCTCAGCACCATGCGGGAAGATGTGTCGTCGGAAGGCCTCAGTGGCTCCACCGCACCACTCGAGCCGTTTGTCGGCCGACTGAAGTACGCCGGTGAACACAACCTGCCCAATCTGGAAGTGGCGGGTGTGCGGGCCGGTATCGACTTCTCATCGGTGTTTGGCGTGCGCGGCTTCTACTGGCGTGGCGTGAACGATGACCGTGATGGTCCGGCGCCGGTTGCCGGCTACGGCGGTGAAGCCCAGTTCAATCTCTCCACTGGTGCTGGTCTCACGCCGTACCTGATCGTTGGCGCGGGCCAGATCGACTACAAAGACAACTTCGTCGATTCGCTGGGTTTCTCACGCTCCGACAAGACCGCGTTCATTCTCGGCGGTGGTGCGAGCTTCCGGTTGACGGACCGTGTGCGCATCAACGGCAGCATTCGGGACTATGTCATGACCGTCGATGACAATTTCGACAACGTGGCCGGCACGGGCGATCTGACGCACAACACCATGATCACCGCCGGTCTGACGATCAGCCTTGGTGGCCGTTCCACACCGTCGGCGCGTGAACGCGAAGCCGAGCTCCGTGCTGAGCGTGCGCGTACGGAACGCATGCGCGAAAGCCGCGACTTCGAACTGCGCGAACGTGAACTCCGTGATCGCGAGTTGATGCGCAGCATGGAAGACCGCGACCCGCGCTCGGGTCGCATGATGGCGGACAGCACCCGCGTGTACCGCGACTCCACGGTGATCAATCGCACGCGCATGGTGCGCAGCCAGACACCGAATGGTCAGTGGATCACCATCCCCGTGCCGGAACAGGGTGAGATCATTTTGCGGTACGGCGTCCCGCCTCGTGCCAGCACCGACAGTGCGCCAAAGCCGCGTGTGGACACGGTGATGGTGCCGCGTGATACAGCGGCGACCCGTCGCATCGACACCACGGTGGTCATTCGTGATACGTCGGTCGTTCGGACGGGCACACCACTGCCCACCGACCTGGCGGCCGAGTTGCGCGAAATCGAACGACGCCTGTCGGCACGTATCGATGCAGTGCAGCAGCGCCCCAACACTGCACCGAACATCACGACGATCAATCCGGTGGCGCCACTTGCACCGGGCGCACGAGACACCGTGGTCGTGGACCGGAATTCGCGGCCGGTATTCCAGCGGCTGTCGCAGACCCGCACCAGCGACCTCAGTCCGTATGTCGGCTTGGGCATGGATGATGGCGACGTGCAGTTCGTCGTGGGATTGCGTGCCGACCTCGGGCCGGTGAACGCCAACAGCGGTTGGCATTTTGTGCCGGAGCTGGCGGTGGGTATGGGCGAGGGCAGCACCTCCGTGCTCGCGCTGGCCAACGCCCGCTATGCGTTTGGTGCTCTGGGCGGTTCGAGCGCGATGCGCCCCTACCTGACACTGGGTGCCGGTGTTTTCTCCCCCACCGTGCTGGGCGTCAACACGGCGGTGGGTTCCTCATTTGCTCTGCGTTCGGGCGACAAGCCCCTGTTTCTGAACGTGGAACTGCAAGGCATCAATCTGTTCAATCAGACGCGTATCCTCGTCGGCCTGAGCCGCGGTCGATAG
- a CDS encoding heavy metal-binding domain-containing protein codes for MSTRREFMRHGITLAGASVTGDAVWSRGLNHGATYACAPCGCAMDGKVFDAPGKCPACGMVLIERQTAPLPFEPKTLAQGRGAFLTAGGAGHESHRITVAYYVPSRFTPQSPVLLILPGSARDAADYREPWIARAESANVLVAALGYPEASYDFSAYQMGGVIGNLIMRNMPPSVNGESPTVINLRDEDISFTVNPHRESWLFPDFDRIFGLLVKVTGSAATQYDMFGHSAGAQILHRLALFHATSKARRLLAANAGLYTLPSLDEPQLSGLAGTGITSRELTTALSAQLHVLLGELDNDGERGGIHLHTPKLDQHGISRLERGRHFFAAGQQQARRLNVPLHWHLHEIPGVGHDHERMGAAAAQILYGMP; via the coding sequence ATGAGCACCCGTCGTGAATTCATGCGTCATGGCATCACGTTGGCTGGCGCCTCGGTCACGGGCGACGCGGTATGGTCGCGAGGGCTGAATCACGGTGCGACGTATGCCTGCGCACCCTGCGGCTGCGCGATGGACGGCAAGGTATTCGACGCGCCCGGCAAGTGCCCTGCCTGTGGCATGGTCCTGATAGAGCGGCAAACAGCACCGTTGCCGTTCGAGCCCAAGACGCTGGCACAAGGGCGAGGTGCGTTTCTCACTGCCGGCGGCGCGGGGCATGAGTCGCACCGCATCACGGTAGCCTACTACGTGCCCAGTCGTTTCACGCCGCAGTCACCGGTGTTGCTGATACTGCCCGGATCTGCCCGCGATGCGGCCGACTATCGTGAGCCGTGGATCGCGCGCGCGGAGTCGGCCAATGTGTTGGTGGCCGCGCTGGGATACCCCGAAGCCAGCTATGATTTTTCGGCGTACCAGATGGGAGGGGTGATCGGCAATCTGATCATGCGTAACATGCCGCCGTCGGTGAATGGCGAATCGCCCACCGTGATCAACCTGCGCGACGAGGACATTTCATTCACTGTAAACCCGCACCGGGAGTCGTGGCTCTTCCCCGACTTCGACCGGATTTTCGGTTTGCTGGTGAAGGTCACCGGTTCCGCGGCCACACAGTACGACATGTTCGGGCATTCGGCTGGTGCACAAATCCTGCACCGATTGGCACTGTTTCACGCAACTTCCAAAGCCCGGCGCCTCCTCGCCGCCAATGCCGGGCTGTACACGCTTCCGTCACTCGACGAACCGCAGCTATCCGGCCTCGCCGGCACCGGCATCACCAGCCGTGAACTCACCACGGCGTTGAGCGCACAGCTACACGTGCTGCTCGGAGAACTCGACAACGACGGCGAGCGTGGCGGCATTCATCTGCACACGCCCAAACTCGACCAGCACGGCATCAGTCGTCTGGAACGTGGACGCCATTTTTTCGCCGCAGGCCAACAGCAGGCCCGCAGGCTGAACGTGCCACTCCACTGGCATCTCCACGAAATCCCCGGCGTCGGCCACGATCATGAACGCATGGGCGCCGCCGCCGCCCAAATCCTCTACGGCATGCCGTGA